The Legionella cincinnatiensis genome includes a region encoding these proteins:
- a CDS encoding carotenoid oxygenase family protein, with amino-acid sequence MLNIILGFLPWVLYFILLGYNQYILAISTALVVTVLLSFNELKKGFILTWGTFLFFLLLLGVTLFTSLDWLTLHADLIASYALASIAGFSLLINKPFTLQYAREQVPKEFWESKIFIRINQWITGVWTASFLINACIDSLQLYTAFNPWFYQTISYLPVVFAVWFTQKFPDWYKEKKSRQLIEQSELAQKNNPFLQHNFAPVTQELEVSHLSVTGLLPKDLLGIYVRNGPNPLFPPFSYTYPFDGDGMLHALYFKEGQVTYKNRFVNTTQLQVERRFGKAIYGGVELPFIRDAKLLKPTDPSIPVKIGRFIHVIRHADRYLALHEATSAYEIDAQLNTLGEWNPSNAAEAIALNAHTRLDPQTGELFTIAYGSESIITYHVFNKKGKLTKQGIINVQHNYMVHDFVITHHYVVIFLCPVMVDFMAKMKGKHFATWEPQFPTRIAVLSRAHLDQEIIWINSEAFFCFHFANAYEDKQEIIVDYVRYPDFMMATADLKPAFLYRTTLNFLQKTAHHQQLDDRNVEFPRINDHYTGNQHRYIYTPACFHSAAASSDIYHALIKYDLNTNSSIVHDFGQDIEIGEAVYVPANQAKQEDEGYLMLFTYHKTTKESLFVILDAQNFAASPLAIIKLPQRVPHGLHGSWFPGAW; translated from the coding sequence ATGCTAAACATTATTTTAGGATTTTTACCTTGGGTTTTATATTTTATTTTATTAGGCTATAACCAATATATTTTAGCGATTAGTACGGCATTAGTAGTTACTGTTCTTTTAAGTTTTAATGAATTAAAAAAAGGTTTTATATTAACTTGGGGTACCTTTCTATTTTTTCTATTGTTGTTGGGAGTAACACTTTTTACTTCCTTGGACTGGCTAACTCTGCATGCTGATTTAATAGCTAGTTATGCTTTGGCAAGTATTGCTGGGTTTTCTTTATTGATTAATAAACCATTTACATTGCAATACGCACGAGAACAAGTACCTAAAGAGTTTTGGGAAAGCAAAATTTTTATTCGAATCAATCAATGGATTACTGGCGTTTGGACTGCTAGTTTTTTGATAAACGCTTGTATTGATAGTTTACAACTCTATACAGCATTTAATCCCTGGTTTTATCAAACTATTTCCTATCTGCCGGTCGTGTTTGCTGTTTGGTTTACTCAAAAGTTTCCTGATTGGTATAAAGAGAAAAAAAGTCGTCAACTCATTGAACAATCCGAATTAGCTCAAAAAAACAATCCCTTTTTACAACACAATTTTGCTCCAGTTACTCAGGAATTAGAGGTAAGCCATTTGTCTGTTACTGGCCTCTTGCCCAAAGACTTACTGGGAATTTATGTACGTAACGGGCCTAATCCTCTTTTTCCTCCTTTCAGCTATACCTATCCTTTCGATGGAGATGGAATGTTGCATGCTCTTTATTTTAAAGAGGGTCAAGTGACTTATAAAAATCGCTTCGTTAATACGACACAATTACAAGTAGAACGCCGCTTCGGAAAAGCAATATATGGTGGCGTGGAGTTGCCCTTTATTCGTGATGCAAAATTGTTAAAACCGACAGATCCTTCAATACCTGTTAAAATTGGCCGTTTTATTCATGTTATTCGTCATGCTGATCGTTATTTAGCGTTACATGAAGCGACGTCCGCTTATGAAATTGATGCGCAATTAAATACCCTTGGGGAGTGGAATCCCAGCAACGCTGCTGAAGCCATTGCATTAAATGCCCACACGCGCTTGGATCCACAAACCGGTGAATTATTTACTATAGCCTATGGTAGCGAATCTATCATTACTTACCATGTATTTAATAAAAAAGGTAAATTGACGAAACAAGGTATCATTAATGTACAACACAATTATATGGTTCATGACTTTGTCATTACTCATCATTATGTTGTTATTTTTCTATGCCCGGTTATGGTTGATTTTATGGCTAAAATGAAGGGAAAACATTTTGCTACCTGGGAACCTCAATTTCCAACGCGAATCGCAGTTTTATCTCGTGCTCATTTGGATCAGGAGATCATTTGGATCAATTCGGAAGCTTTTTTTTGCTTCCACTTTGCCAATGCTTACGAAGATAAACAAGAAATAATCGTCGACTATGTTCGTTATCCTGATTTTATGATGGCCACCGCTGATTTAAAACCCGCTTTTTTATACCGAACGACGCTTAATTTCCTGCAAAAAACCGCTCATCATCAACAACTTGATGATCGAAATGTTGAGTTTCCGCGCATTAATGATCATTATACAGGAAATCAACATCGCTATATTTATACTCCTGCTTGTTTCCATTCAGCTGCCGCTAGCAGTGATATTTATCATGCGTTGATAAAATATGATTTAAACACTAATAGTTCAATTGTTCATGATTTTGGCCAGGATATTGAAATTGGTGAGGCAGTTTATGTTCCCGCCAATCAAGCCAAACAAGAAGATGAGGGTTACTTAATGTTATTTACCTATCACAAAACAACTAAGGAGAGCCTATTTGTTATTTTAGATGCGCAAAATTTTGCCGCCAGCCCGCTTGCGATAATTAAATTACCTCAACGAGTCCCCCATGGGTTACACGGTTCATGGTTTCCGGGTGCTTGGTAA
- a CDS encoding YHS domain-containing (seleno)protein yields the protein MNILPSRLYSLFFITLFLLLQSSISAASNSISLVGNQGYDLVSYQQKSGPVRGNGNHVAFYQGVAYIFATAENQKTFAANPEKYLPAYGGYCAYGVSVGHKVISDPLAWKIVNNKLYLNLNQQIQGIWVKDIPGNIKKADAQWIKIQNKGPSI from the coding sequence ATGAACATCTTACCTTCACGTCTTTACTCTTTATTCTTTATAACCCTTTTTCTATTACTTCAATCCTCCATATCTGCAGCGAGCAATTCAATTAGTTTGGTGGGTAATCAAGGTTATGATCTCGTATCCTATCAACAAAAAAGTGGGCCCGTACGAGGAAATGGCAATCATGTTGCGTTTTATCAAGGTGTTGCTTACATCTTTGCAACTGCAGAAAACCAAAAAACTTTTGCAGCAAATCCTGAAAAATATCTACCTGCCTATGGAGGATATTGTGCATATGGAGTCTCTGTCGGCCATAAAGTGATTAGTGATCCGCTAGCATGGAAAATAGTAAATAACAAACTCTATCTTAATTTGAATCAACAAATCCAAGGCATTTGGGTAAAAGATATTCCTGGTAACATCAAAAAAGCAGATGCACAATGGATAAAAATACAAAATAAGGGTCCTTCCATATAA
- a CDS encoding VOC family protein, which translates to MTFDPNLVLFYVSNIENSAHFYSELLNVQPIHTEPNYVMFLLKAGLRLGLWSQHSAKPNPTTSGGGSEIALQVADEQAIDEIWGNYKNKDFLMIQPPTHMDFGYTFVTSDPDGHRIRFFSKK; encoded by the coding sequence ATGACATTCGATCCCAATTTAGTTCTATTTTATGTGAGTAATATAGAAAACAGTGCTCATTTTTACTCAGAGCTGCTCAATGTCCAACCCATCCATACTGAACCTAATTATGTCATGTTTTTATTAAAAGCTGGCTTACGATTGGGTTTGTGGTCTCAACACTCGGCAAAACCCAACCCAACTACGTCTGGCGGAGGTAGCGAGATTGCCCTTCAGGTAGCTGATGAGCAAGCCATTGATGAAATTTGGGGAAATTATAAAAATAAGGACTTTCTGATGATACAACCACCCACTCACATGGATTTTGGTTACACCTTTGTAACCTCTGATCCAGATGGTCATCGAATCCGCTTTTTTTCAAAAAAATAA
- a CDS encoding toll/interleukin-1 receptor domain-containing protein: protein MAKLEQLLAKTEINLEQLDSLIQPFKTSNSDSQYLLEVVESLIRNHKRLVKQSSSTTNIKLMVRDVEFSLRQGALLHNYLSDSNQHFLENMRSCDQAITLLTDLEKKYNKILHLLKRDKGKEESNSLQPKPSTAWTTQGILSDELLYPLFQQTLYNVRNIALKTECLPPKVFISYAWPLPEHKNENWVKYYIKQLVEDLKSAGVMVYLDEADSRYGYPLQDHINRIKESDTVILIGTPSLKAKYETPANFHMVNDEFTEIIHQSKRLKIIPLLLEGTYESSFPRAITRNRSIEDWSNGDYINHFMLLLQHLYRLPNHLYEPIWRPVLKAYIKNNEEYLLLQTQSTVINSTTLKQSNNLPRWGLFNFLASTPVTEEQAPYLNYTG, encoded by the coding sequence ATGGCTAAACTTGAACAACTTCTAGCTAAAACAGAAATAAATCTTGAGCAGTTGGACTCTTTAATACAACCATTCAAAACTTCCAATTCTGATTCACAATACCTACTTGAGGTGGTTGAAAGTCTCATCAGAAATCATAAAAGACTTGTAAAACAAAGCTCCTCAACTACAAATATTAAATTAATGGTTCGTGATGTTGAGTTTTCTTTACGTCAAGGTGCTTTATTACATAACTATCTTTCAGATAGCAACCAACATTTTTTGGAGAACATGCGTTCTTGTGATCAAGCCATTACCTTGCTCACGGACCTAGAAAAAAAATATAATAAAATATTACACCTATTAAAGCGGGATAAGGGTAAGGAGGAATCTAATTCATTACAACCAAAACCATCAACCGCCTGGACAACTCAAGGCATTCTTAGTGATGAACTTTTATATCCTTTGTTTCAGCAAACTTTATACAATGTACGAAATATAGCTTTAAAGACAGAATGTTTACCTCCTAAAGTATTTATTAGTTACGCATGGCCTTTGCCAGAGCATAAAAATGAAAATTGGGTTAAATACTATATCAAGCAGTTGGTAGAGGATTTAAAATCTGCCGGGGTTATGGTTTATCTTGATGAAGCCGATAGTAGATATGGTTATCCTCTTCAAGACCACATTAATCGTATTAAAGAAAGTGATACGGTGATTCTCATTGGCACACCCTCTTTAAAAGCAAAATATGAAACTCCTGCAAATTTTCATATGGTAAATGATGAGTTCACCGAAATAATTCACCAATCCAAACGATTAAAAATTATTCCGCTACTCTTAGAAGGCACTTATGAAAGCTCTTTTCCTCGAGCTATTACACGTAATCGCTCTATTGAAGATTGGAGCAATGGTGACTATATTAATCACTTTATGTTACTTCTCCAGCATCTTTACAGGCTACCGAATCATCTCTATGAACCGATATGGAGGCCCGTGCTAAAAGCTTATATAAAAAATAATGAGGAGTATTTATTACTCCAAACACAATCGACAGTTATTAATAGCACAACGCTTAAACAATCAAACAACTTACCTCGTTGGGGCTTATTTAATTTCTTGGCAAGTACTCCAGTAACGGAGGAGCAAGCACCGTATTTAAATTATACAGGTTAG